From a single Adhaeribacter swui genomic region:
- a CDS encoding mechanosensitive ion channel family protein — translation MPQSYKSISPRKYFSGLIILVVLNFGLSGWLPTPALAQLSLPTSEASSDTVAVPDWPVDTLGRRTPRYAVQGFIEAIADEDYAKAALYLNLDRKQRKKGEQLAHTLQRLLDHGGKISPYSLISDSYNGNTDDNLGPDLERVGSVSANGESFDLFLEKTTDKAGGPIWLFSSQTVKRLPAEIEQTDPPFVDKVMPAMVVKNKWGGVPVGHWLAMVLMALLSYAISWGLVRTLELLLRVTWRRAKEEPVAGIIQAFTLPLQLYTALWLFFQFSQRAGISIIVRQKFSIITVIAGLLVFLLLLWRLIDVLGRFLERRMIRYQHQAGLSAVLFLRRGAKLAVMVFGVIGVLSTLGFDVTTGLAALGVGGLALALGAQKTVENFVGSVTLIADQPIRVGDFCKVGDTVGTVETIGMRSTRIRTNDRTVVTIPNGDFSSQRIENFAHRDRVWFHPTFTVRCDTSTEQLRYLLVELRAILYSHPKIDPASARVRFVGIGDFSYNLEVFSYVLTSDFNEFLEIQEDLLLRMMEVVEASGTGFAYPSQTVYLGRDTGISEEKAQAAEQKVKEWRNANDLPLPKFSPERIQSLRNKIPYPTENGNS, via the coding sequence ATGCCGCAATCTTATAAATCAATCAGCCCACGCAAATATTTTTCTGGTTTAATAATACTGGTGGTGCTAAATTTTGGGTTATCCGGCTGGTTGCCCACGCCAGCTTTGGCGCAGTTGTCCTTACCCACATCCGAAGCTAGTTCCGACACGGTGGCCGTACCCGATTGGCCCGTCGATACTTTAGGCCGCCGCACGCCCCGCTACGCGGTGCAAGGTTTTATTGAAGCCATTGCCGACGAAGACTACGCCAAAGCGGCTTTATATTTAAACCTCGACCGCAAACAACGCAAAAAAGGGGAGCAACTGGCGCATACCCTGCAACGCCTCCTCGACCACGGCGGTAAAATTTCGCCATATTCTTTAATCAGCGATTCATACAACGGCAACACCGACGATAACCTGGGACCAGACCTGGAACGGGTAGGTTCGGTTTCAGCCAACGGCGAATCTTTTGACTTGTTTCTCGAGAAAACCACCGATAAAGCCGGCGGACCGATTTGGTTGTTTTCGTCGCAAACCGTAAAACGCCTCCCTGCCGAAATTGAGCAAACCGATCCGCCCTTCGTGGATAAGGTAATGCCCGCTATGGTGGTTAAAAATAAATGGGGCGGAGTACCTGTTGGGCATTGGCTGGCCATGGTGCTTATGGCTTTGTTGAGTTACGCTATTTCCTGGGGCCTGGTCCGGACTTTGGAACTATTGCTGCGCGTTACCTGGCGCCGGGCCAAAGAAGAACCCGTGGCAGGCATTATTCAGGCTTTTACCTTACCACTCCAGTTATATACCGCCTTGTGGTTGTTTTTCCAGTTCAGCCAGCGGGCGGGTATTTCCATTATCGTGCGCCAGAAGTTCAGCATTATTACAGTTATTGCGGGCTTGCTGGTATTTTTGCTGTTGTTGTGGCGCTTAATTGATGTGCTCGGCCGGTTTTTAGAACGTCGCATGATTAGGTACCAACACCAGGCGGGTTTATCGGCAGTGTTGTTTTTACGTCGCGGCGCCAAACTGGCCGTGATGGTTTTTGGGGTAATTGGCGTATTAAGTACTTTGGGCTTTGATGTAACTACGGGTTTGGCGGCCCTGGGAGTAGGTGGTTTGGCCCTGGCTTTGGGTGCCCAGAAAACCGTTGAGAACTTTGTGGGAAGCGTTACCTTAATTGCCGACCAGCCCATTCGGGTAGGCGATTTTTGTAAAGTAGGTGATACCGTGGGCACCGTCGAAACCATTGGCATGCGCTCTACCCGCATCCGCACCAACGACCGCACGGTAGTTACCATCCCCAACGGCGATTTTTCGTCGCAGCGCATCGAAAATTTTGCTCACCGCGACCGGGTTTGGTTTCATCCTACGTTTACGGTTCGCTGCGATACCAGCACCGAACAGTTACGGTACTTGCTGGTAGAATTGCGGGCCATCTTGTATTCGCATCCCAAAATAGATCCGGCCTCGGCGCGGGTGCGGTTTGTGGGCATTGGCGATTTTTCGTATAATTTGGAAGTTTTCTCGTACGTGCTCACCAGCGATTTTAACGAGTTCTTAGAAATTCAGGAAGATTTGCTGCTCCGGATGATGGAAGTAGTGGAAGCCAGCGGCACAGGTTTTGCCTACCCGTCGCAAACCGTTTACCTGGGCCGCGACACCGGCATATCCGAAGAAAAAGCCCAGGCCGCCGAGCAAAAAGTAAAAGAATGGCGCAACGCCAACGATTTGCCCCTGCCCAAATTTAGTCCGGAACGCATCCAAAGCCTGCGCAACAAAATCCCCTACCCCACCGAGAATGGCAACAGTTAA
- a CDS encoding chloride channel protein — translation MAEHALPTTWQKFKNYGTTWFLRGQTRTRRLYLFSILVGLTAGIAAVILKTLVHSIRGLLVTNNYSILKQYQIYINFPLIGILLTALFIRVFFKGKFERGVASVLKAISQKAARLERHKMFTHVITSAITVGFGGSAGLESPIVVTGSAIGSNYGQLPYFNYKERLVLLGCGAAAGIAAVFNAPIAGLLFAVEVLLTDITISAFIPLILASVTGVLCSKIILSEAILFSFRQLQPFNYYNLLFYLGLGGLSGLISLYYAFVTLKIEKLFHRFGPSRQLVKIFTGGLILGALIFIFPPLFGEGYESIKDLSSGNMAALFQHTLYEQLQDQEVFILVFIGAIALVKVVATSVTLASGGNGGNFAPSLFVGAYVGFFFSRLINLVSPYRVPEDNFTVVGMAGILSGVMYAPLTAVFLIAEITQGYDLIIPLMVVSVTSYALVRRFEQFPMDTRELARKGEIPTHNRDQNILQTLQLRELLETNYEVIPPEATLRDIVTTIASSNRNLFPVINPGNQQFMGVLMVDKLKDVLFRPELYDSLRASQLVQPPPAIIQSNEEIPRIMHHFDRTKTWTLPVVENGRFLGFISKSNIFTAYRSFLIMLSEK, via the coding sequence ATGGCAGAACACGCTTTACCCACTACCTGGCAGAAATTTAAAAATTACGGTACTACCTGGTTTTTGCGGGGCCAAACGCGCACCCGCCGACTGTATTTGTTTAGTATTTTGGTGGGGCTGACGGCGGGTATAGCGGCTGTAATTTTAAAAACTTTGGTGCATAGCATTCGTGGTTTGTTGGTAACCAATAATTATTCCATCCTGAAGCAATACCAGATTTACATTAACTTTCCCCTGATTGGTATTCTGTTAACGGCGCTGTTTATCCGGGTATTTTTTAAAGGCAAGTTTGAGCGCGGTGTGGCCAGCGTATTAAAAGCAATCTCGCAAAAAGCGGCGCGGCTGGAGCGGCATAAAATGTTTACGCACGTAATTACCAGCGCCATTACGGTAGGCTTTGGCGGTTCGGCTGGTCTGGAGTCACCGATTGTGGTAACGGGTTCGGCGATAGGTTCTAACTACGGGCAATTGCCTTATTTTAATTACAAAGAACGCCTGGTGCTGCTGGGCTGCGGAGCGGCGGCCGGTATTGCTGCCGTGTTTAACGCACCCATTGCGGGTTTGTTATTTGCCGTAGAAGTGTTGCTTACCGATATTACCATTTCGGCCTTTATTCCTTTGATTCTGGCTTCGGTAACGGGGGTGCTTTGTTCTAAAATTATTCTCAGCGAAGCGATTTTGTTTAGTTTTCGGCAACTTCAACCTTTTAACTACTATAATTTGCTGTTTTACCTGGGCTTAGGCGGCTTATCAGGTTTAATTAGTTTGTATTACGCCTTTGTTACTTTAAAAATCGAAAAACTTTTTCACCGGTTTGGCCCTTCGCGGCAGTTAGTTAAAATATTTACGGGTGGCTTAATTTTAGGTGCCCTCATTTTTATTTTCCCGCCTTTGTTCGGCGAAGGTTACGAGAGCATTAAAGATTTATCCAGCGGCAACATGGCGGCTTTGTTTCAGCATACCTTGTACGAACAATTGCAGGACCAGGAAGTTTTTATTCTGGTATTTATCGGGGCCATTGCCCTGGTAAAAGTAGTGGCTACCTCGGTAACTTTGGCCAGCGGCGGCAACGGGGGCAACTTTGCGCCATCCTTGTTTGTGGGGGCTTACGTGGGTTTTTTCTTTTCGCGCTTGATTAATTTAGTTTCGCCGTACCGGGTGCCCGAGGATAATTTTACGGTGGTGGGCATGGCGGGTATTTTGTCCGGGGTTATGTACGCGCCCTTAACGGCCGTGTTTTTAATTGCCGAAATTACCCAGGGCTACGATTTAATTATTCCGCTGATGGTGGTATCGGTTACGAGTTACGCTTTGGTGCGCCGGTTTGAGCAGTTCCCGATGGATACCCGGGAGCTGGCCCGCAAAGGCGAAATACCCACCCATAATCGCGACCAGAATATCTTGCAAACTTTGCAACTCCGCGAGCTGCTCGAAACCAATTATGAGGTTATTCCCCCGGAGGCTACGTTGCGCGACATTGTAACCACTATAGCCAGTAGCAATCGTAATCTATTTCCCGTAATAAATCCCGGCAATCAACAATTTATGGGCGTATTAATGGTAGATAAACTAAAAGATGTTTTGTTCCGGCCTGAATTATACGATAGTTTGCGGGCCAGCCAACTGGTGCAGCCGCCCCCGGCCATTATCCAGAGCAACGAAGAAATACCCCGGATTATGCACCACTTCGACCGCACCAAAACCTGGACTTTGCCGGTGGTAGAAAACGGGCGCTTTTTAGGCTTTATCTCTAAATCTAATATTTTTACCGCCTACCGCAGCTTCCTGATTATGCTCTCGGAAAAGTAG
- a CDS encoding DUF4980 domain-containing protein → MKMYPNVLLTTLLFFISHAGLFAAEITLKVTKRYLNLPVSQQAERGTMQFTVNKTTERTFKIRLATDKPEYWVFCDLSALKGKTITLQYSGDAAGLRQIYQDDKITGQDSLYREKNRPQFHFTSRRGWINDPNGLVFYEGEYHLFYQHNPYEREWENMHWGHAVSKDLVHWQELPIALYPDQLGTMFSGSAIIDYQNTAGFNKGNTPAMVALYTADNPDKEVQCVAYSLDKGRTWMKYAKNPVIDTKAKWNSKDTRDPRVFWYQPGKHWVMALNERDGHSIYTSPNLKDWQYQSHITGFWECPDLFELPVDGDKNKTKWVMLGASNTYMLGSFDGKTFTPESGKHYFSTGSIYAAQTYANIPVPDGRRIQVGWGRIPQPNMPFNNQMLLPTELTLRTTKDGVRLFSVPVKETGQIFKKMQSWQNLSAPEASQKLQEFNNRDGLRLKTTFKLSHATSAGLNLFGQKLVDYDMNSNLVNGVFYSPEDMTSMEITADIYIDRTSVEVFIDNGAYSYSFARNPDAKNQEGFLIQGNNIEVKNLEVYSAESIWK, encoded by the coding sequence ATGAAAATGTACCCTAACGTTTTACTTACCACACTGCTGTTTTTTATTAGCCATGCTGGTTTATTTGCCGCCGAAATTACCTTAAAAGTTACCAAACGGTATTTAAACCTGCCGGTATCGCAGCAAGCTGAGCGGGGCACCATGCAGTTTACCGTAAACAAAACTACCGAGCGCACATTTAAAATACGGCTGGCAACCGATAAACCCGAGTACTGGGTATTCTGCGATTTAAGCGCCCTAAAAGGCAAAACCATAACCTTGCAGTACAGTGGCGATGCCGCCGGGCTCCGCCAGATTTACCAGGACGATAAAATTACCGGTCAAGATTCGTTGTACCGGGAGAAAAACCGGCCGCAGTTTCATTTTACTTCCCGCCGGGGCTGGATTAATGACCCCAACGGCCTTGTTTTTTACGAAGGCGAATACCATCTGTTTTACCAGCACAACCCCTACGAACGCGAATGGGAAAACATGCACTGGGGCCACGCCGTGAGTAAAGATCTGGTACACTGGCAAGAACTGCCCATTGCCTTATACCCCGACCAGCTCGGCACCATGTTTTCGGGCTCCGCCATTATAGATTACCAAAATACCGCCGGTTTTAATAAAGGCAACACCCCGGCCATGGTAGCCCTCTACACCGCCGATAACCCCGACAAGGAAGTGCAGTGCGTCGCCTACAGCCTCGATAAAGGACGTACCTGGATGAAATACGCCAAAAACCCGGTAATTGACACTAAAGCTAAATGGAACAGCAAAGACACCCGAGACCCGCGCGTTTTCTGGTACCAACCCGGCAAGCACTGGGTAATGGCCCTGAACGAGCGCGACGGTCACTCGATTTACACCAGCCCCAACTTAAAAGATTGGCAATACCAAAGCCACATCACCGGTTTCTGGGAATGCCCCGATTTATTTGAACTGCCCGTTGACGGCGACAAAAACAAAACCAAGTGGGTAATGCTGGGTGCATCTAATACCTACATGCTGGGTTCTTTTGATGGCAAAACGTTCACGCCCGAAAGCGGCAAGCATTATTTTAGCACTGGTTCTATTTACGCTGCTCAAACTTACGCCAACATTCCGGTACCAGATGGTCGGCGCATTCAGGTGGGCTGGGGCCGCATTCCGCAGCCCAACATGCCTTTTAACAACCAAATGCTGCTGCCCACCGAATTAACTTTGCGCACCACCAAAGACGGCGTGCGTTTGTTTAGCGTACCGGTAAAAGAAACCGGGCAAATTTTTAAAAAAATGCAATCTTGGCAAAACCTAAGCGCCCCCGAAGCCAGCCAGAAATTGCAGGAATTTAATAACCGCGATGGTTTGCGCCTGAAAACTACTTTTAAACTAAGCCACGCCACCAGCGCCGGCTTAAATTTGTTCGGCCAAAAGCTGGTAGATTATGACATGAATTCGAACCTCGTTAACGGTGTATTTTACTCTCCCGAAGATATGACCAGCATGGAAATTACCGCTGATATATACATCGATCGCACCTCCGTGGAAGTATTCATCGACAATGGCGCCTACTCCTATTCCTTTGCCCGTAATCCCGACGCCAAGAATCAGGAAGGTTTCCTTATCCAGGGTAACAACATCGAAGTTAAAAACCTGGAAGTTTACTCCGCCGAATCCATCTGGAAATAG
- a CDS encoding sensor histidine kinase produces MTLQSQESLNTLFINQIKNYAIFATDPDGIVTTWNKGAERLKGYTEAEIVGQFYGVLSPDEYQEAGLPERELRLALEGGVYEAEDWRKRKDGSFFWATIMLTPIFDEAGQHVGFTKITGDITKQKELQDQLAERQQSALDHKTTELKKVNFDLDNFVYTASHDLRSPISNIEGLMVLLRDVLEENHCLNSQINEIVNRVTASVDQFKHIILNLTEITRLQKDFSENPPEEVLNIQDVYDEIMVDLEDPVKNKVCFIQTDFQVHQLKFSRKNFRSIFYNLLSNAIKFQAEERSCVIKISTRLEEPYVVLHIQDNGLGISRHHQGQLYSMFKRFHGHVEGAGIGLYMVKRIVDNAGGKIEVESEEGVGTAFNVYFKAGL; encoded by the coding sequence ATGACGCTGCAATCGCAAGAAAGCCTAAATACTTTATTTATTAACCAAATTAAAAACTACGCCATATTTGCCACCGACCCGGATGGCATTGTTACCACCTGGAACAAAGGAGCCGAGCGGTTAAAAGGCTACACCGAAGCCGAAATAGTGGGGCAATTTTACGGTGTTCTGTCGCCGGATGAGTACCAGGAAGCGGGCTTACCGGAGCGGGAATTACGATTGGCTCTGGAAGGAGGGGTGTACGAAGCCGAAGACTGGCGCAAACGCAAAGATGGCTCATTTTTCTGGGCCACTATTATGCTTACCCCTATTTTTGATGAAGCCGGACAACACGTGGGCTTTACCAAAATAACTGGCGACATTACCAAACAAAAAGAGCTGCAAGACCAGTTAGCCGAGCGGCAACAATCTGCCCTGGATCACAAAACCACCGAACTGAAGAAAGTAAATTTTGACCTGGATAATTTTGTGTATACCGCTTCGCACGATTTACGCTCGCCTATTTCAAATATTGAAGGTTTAATGGTTTTGCTCCGCGACGTTTTAGAGGAAAATCATTGTTTAAATTCCCAAATCAACGAAATCGTAAACCGGGTAACAGCTTCGGTAGACCAGTTTAAGCACATTATCCTGAACCTTACCGAAATAACGCGCTTACAAAAAGATTTCAGCGAAAACCCACCCGAAGAAGTGCTGAATATCCAAGACGTGTACGACGAGATTATGGTGGACTTGGAAGATCCGGTGAAAAATAAAGTCTGTTTTATACAAACCGATTTTCAGGTGCATCAACTCAAGTTCTCGCGTAAAAATTTTAGAAGCATCTTTTATAACCTGCTGAGCAACGCCATTAAATTCCAGGCCGAGGAGCGGAGTTGCGTCATTAAAATTAGTACCCGCCTGGAGGAGCCGTATGTGGTACTCCATATCCAGGACAATGGGTTGGGCATTAGCCGGCACCACCAAGGCCAGTTGTATTCCATGTTTAAACGGTTTCACGGGCACGTAGAGGGTGCGGGAATCGGGCTGTACATGGTAAAACGGATTGTTGATAATGCCGGCGGTAAGATAGAAGTAGAATCGGAGGAAGGGGTGGGTACCGCATTTAACGTGTACTTTAAAGCCGGTTTGTAG
- a CDS encoding cupin domain-containing protein, with protein sequence MPMTAPDYIKYLSLEPHPEGGYYKETYRAAESIPNRGLPARFAETGERSLATTIYFLLPAGEFSAFHRIKSDEGWHFYAGGPLYIHVIHPDGQYVCLLLGAAISQGETFQAVVPAGAWFASEPAPGTEFALVGCTVAPGFDFRDFEMASAPTLLPFCPEQSELITRLCRQ encoded by the coding sequence ATGCCTATGACTGCTCCCGACTACATTAAATATTTAAGCTTAGAACCACACCCCGAAGGCGGCTATTACAAAGAAACCTATCGCGCCGCCGAAAGCATCCCGAACCGGGGTTTGCCTGCGCGTTTTGCCGAAACCGGCGAACGCAGCCTGGCCACTACTATTTATTTCTTGCTGCCGGCCGGCGAGTTTTCGGCGTTTCACCGGATTAAAAGCGACGAAGGCTGGCACTTTTACGCTGGCGGGCCGCTCTACATTCACGTTATTCATCCGGACGGCCAGTATGTCTGTTTGCTCCTGGGCGCAGCTATAAGCCAGGGCGAAACGTTTCAGGCGGTAGTACCGGCGGGCGCCTGGTTTGCCTCCGAACCCGCTCCCGGAACCGAATTTGCCCTGGTGGGTTGCACCGTGGCGCCCGGCTTTGATTTCCGGGATTTTGAAATGGCCAGTGCCCCAACGCTATTACCGTTTTGCCCCGAGCAAAGCGAATTAATTACCCGCTTGTGCCGGCAATGA
- a CDS encoding VanZ family protein: protein MNLQKDLANSYQAANKLTRVLFGIYLVALFWILVLKLGVRFSYMGNREVNFIPFGHQIFYHGRMDSGEIILNVLVFVPLGIYTGVLFAPWSFWKKLFFFFGISLTVEVIQFVMAVGAFDTTDMMTNTFGGLLGLLLFRSMEKVFKSRTKAQKYINLIAATGTGFMILLLILLKLDMLPIRYR, encoded by the coding sequence ATGAATTTGCAAAAAGATTTAGCGAACAGTTATCAAGCGGCCAACAAGTTAACCCGGGTATTATTTGGTATTTACCTGGTGGCTTTATTTTGGATTTTGGTGTTAAAGCTGGGCGTGCGGTTTTCGTATATGGGTAACCGCGAGGTAAACTTTATTCCGTTTGGGCACCAGATCTTTTACCATGGCCGGATGGACTCCGGGGAAATTATTTTGAATGTGCTGGTTTTTGTACCATTGGGCATCTACACGGGCGTTTTATTTGCCCCCTGGTCATTTTGGAAAAAACTTTTCTTCTTTTTCGGGATAAGTTTAACAGTGGAAGTGATTCAATTCGTGATGGCCGTCGGGGCTTTTGATACCACCGATATGATGACGAATACATTTGGCGGGCTGCTAGGTTTGTTATTGTTTCGTTCGATGGAAAAAGTATTTAAAAGCCGCACCAAGGCGCAAAAATACATCAACCTTATAGCCGCCACTGGTACGGGCTTCATGATTTTATTACTGATATTATTAAAGCTGGATATGCTCCCCATCCGGTACCGGTAG
- a CDS encoding Dabb family protein, with amino-acid sequence MIRTNLKIIITSILLFIIGSSFYLKTATPPEKKLRHVVAFKFKPGTTSEQMQKATSDFLNLKSQVPQILEIEGGPDVALAQKQGKYTHCFVVTVKNQPDLDAYGSHPKHKAFSQSVDPLLAEVMVVDYWAE; translated from the coding sequence ATGATAAGGACCAATTTAAAAATCATCATTACAAGTATATTACTATTTATAATTGGGTCCAGCTTCTACCTAAAAACAGCTACTCCACCAGAGAAAAAACTCCGCCACGTAGTAGCCTTCAAGTTCAAACCCGGTACTACATCGGAGCAAATGCAAAAAGCTACCTCGGATTTCCTGAACCTTAAATCGCAGGTGCCGCAGATTTTGGAAATAGAAGGAGGCCCGGATGTGGCGCTGGCGCAGAAGCAAGGCAAGTACACGCATTGTTTTGTGGTAACGGTAAAAAACCAGCCCGATTTAGATGCCTATGGCTCCCACCCCAAGCATAAAGCTTTCAGCCAATCCGTAGATCCGCTGCTGGCTGAGGTAATGGTAGTGGATTATTGGGCTGAGTAA